The DNA region CGGTTCGTCAGCGGCCTCGGCCTCACCGACTTCCTGATCTACTTGCTCTCACCCTGGCTGACCGTGCCCATGTCGCTGCTGCTGGTCGACCTGGTCGCGGCGTCCGCGGTGGCGCTGGCCACGGGGAGCACGCTCGGCGGGCTGGTGGCCACAGTGGACACTCTGCCGACGTCGGCCGCGATGCTGGTCGGGCTCGCCATGCTGCCGAGTCTGCTCTGGGGCTTGGTCTACTGGGTCCGGCTCCGCGACGAGAACATCCTGCGCTGCCTGTTCGCCGGGGTGCTCTACCCGTGGTTCCTGGCGCTGGGCATCATCGCGACGTGGCGCGCGCTGTTCCGGCTGCTGTCCGGCCGCAACGGCTGGGCCAAGACCGAACGGCTGGCCGAAGACGGCCAGGCCGCGCCACCGCCGCTGCCGCCGATGCCGGTCCCGATGGCGGCGCCCGCCCCGGTCTCGCAGCCCGTGCGGCTCCCGGTGCCGCGGCCCACCGCCCCGCCGGTGACCGTCGATCCCAGTGTCACCCAGCCGATTCCCGCGGCCGCGCTGGCCGCCGCCGAGCCGACCCGGCCGGTCCCGCATCCGCTGGCCGAAACCGAACCGACCCAACGACTGGAGCGGGTGTGATGGCAGGCCAGCACCGGCGCCGCCCGAAACGGAACAAGCTCGTTCTCGTCCTGGCGGCCGCCGGGCTGGCCCTCGCCGCGGCCTCCATCGACCGCGACGGCAGCGGGAAGGAGTCGTCCACCGGGTGGTACGTGACCGTGTACTACACCGCTGTCGAGTCGCATCACCACGACGACCCGGTACCGGTGTCCGGCTGCCTGGTGCTCGACTGCGAACGCGGCGACGACCCGCTGGGCAGCTATCCCCAGGATTTCGTGCAGGCCGTCGAGGACGAAGGCACCGGCCGGATCGTCAGCGGCCGCCACGCCGGCCGCTATCTGAACTGGTCGCACGACACCGGTTTCTGGCTGGACGACGCACCCCGCGACAGCCACGGCCGCCCGCTGGAACCCTTCGTCTCCGCCGCCGCGGATCCGGCCGTCCTGGCCGCCGGCCGCGAACTGCGGATCACCGGTTGCGGCACCGCGGAGGACGGCACGGCGATCGACCCGGCCGTCTGCGACCGGCTGCGTTCCGCGTCCTGGCGGATCATGGACGAATTCACCCCCGGGCTCGGCGGAGACCGGCACATCGACGTCTACCTCGGCGAGGAAACGGGACCCGACTTCACTTCCGACCCGCTGTACTCGTCGCTGCACAACGCCACGCTGGAGCTCAAAAGGCCTTGACCTCCGCCAGCGCACGCTCGCGTACCTCCCGCACGACACGCGAGCGGGTGAACGCGGCCGACACCGCGCCCAGCCAGGCGCTTTCGTCCCGCACGCTGGGATGCGGCCCCGCCGGGTGGTTCGGCCAGCTCCGGCCCGCCTCCCGCATCACCAGCGCCGCCGCGAGTTCGGCGGCGGCGCGCGTGGGTGCGTCGACCGGGGTGCGCAGCCAGTCCCCGAGCTGGGGCGGGACGTGTGCCCGCACCGCGAGCAGGCCGTCACGGATCTCGATCATCCTGCGGTACAAGGTGAATTCGAGGTCGTGCCGTACGGGCAGCGCGATCTGCGGATGGGCGGCGACGAGTTCCTTCCACAACGGGGTCACCGCCCGGATCCTCCGCCACGCGCGCGCCAGCCGGAGCGCGCCGTCCCAGGTGGTGAACAGTCCGCCGAGGACCCACAGCACCATCGCGCAGAGCCCGACCAGGCGTGCGCGGGGCATGAAGTCGAGGTCCGCGAGGTCGGTGATCTCCAGCCACAGCGAGGGAAGCCCGGAGAACAGCGCCCAGCCGACGGTGACGGCGGCGGCGCAGACCAGGATCCGCAGCCCGGTCCGGAACGCCCCGCGTGGACGGCCCGCGGCGCTGCGGACGAGCGTGCGGATGAACATCACCAGGCACGTGACCGCGTACGTCGTGATGATCAGCTGATAGGCCACGATGCTCCAGCGCCACTGGAACCCCGGCGTGCCCACCTCGAGCCGATGCGGCGCGAAGTCCAGGTAGCACAGCACCATCAGGGCCCAGCACACCACGATCGGCCAGAACGGCGCCGGCTTCTCCGGGGACCGGGTGCTGCGGACCAGCTGCACCAGCGCGCGCATCGCGAGCAGCTGCAGCCCGTTGGTGACCAGCCGCGGGAGCAGTGCGTCGCCGAGCAGCCGGACCGTGTCGTCGGCCGAGACGGCGAGCCCCGCCGCCATGCTGAGGAAGAACGTGGCCAGATGCCTCGGCCCGGTGCGGACCGTCATCAGCCGGGTGAGGCCGATCAGTGCCAGCAGCCCGGCGGACAGGTAACTGATCATGACCCGAGGGCTTGGCGCAGCCGATCGGTTCCGGGCCCGGAGCGCACGGCGCGGCGCATGAGCAGCGAAGCGACGAGTTCGGCCTCCTTCTCCTGTTCCTGCGCGTACGTCGTGCGGCCGAGGACCCGGCGGACCAGGTCGGCCGAAAGGCTGGGCGCGACCATCGCGGCGATCGCCTCCGGCCGCACCTCGCCTTCGACGTGCCCGCACAGCAGGTGACCGAGTTCGTGCAGGAGGATATGCCGCTGGTGCAACGGGGACGTGTCCCGCGTGTAGAACACGTAGTCCGCCCGATCGGTCGCCGCGAGCACCCCGCACGGCGCCCCCGGCCGTGCCG from Amycolatopsis sp. EV170708-02-1 includes:
- a CDS encoding ImmA/IrrE family metallo-endopeptidase; translated protein: MLGRKSALWRRCERIAGAVRLPEPFDVTTLFREVAAMRGRPIELVPLAARPGAPCGVLAATDRADYVFYTRDTSPLHQRHILLHELGHLLCGHVEGEVRPEAIAAMVAPSLSADLVRRVLGRTTYAQEQEKEAELVASLLMRRAVRSGPGTDRLRQALGS
- a CDS encoding MAB_1171c family putative transporter; the encoded protein is MISYLSAGLLALIGLTRLMTVRTGPRHLATFFLSMAAGLAVSADDTVRLLGDALLPRLVTNGLQLLAMRALVQLVRSTRSPEKPAPFWPIVVCWALMVLCYLDFAPHRLEVGTPGFQWRWSIVAYQLIITTYAVTCLVMFIRTLVRSAAGRPRGAFRTGLRILVCAAAVTVGWALFSGLPSLWLEITDLADLDFMPRARLVGLCAMVLWVLGGLFTTWDGALRLARAWRRIRAVTPLWKELVAAHPQIALPVRHDLEFTLYRRMIEIRDGLLAVRAHVPPQLGDWLRTPVDAPTRAAAELAAALVMREAGRSWPNHPAGPHPSVRDESAWLGAVSAAFTRSRVVREVRERALAEVKAF